Part of the Companilactobacillus zhachilii genome is shown below.
CTTGGTTTACCACTCGTATTAGCGGATGGTCCCACAATTGGTTTGCCAAAAGTCTTGATAAGATTCAAAGTAGCCTTATTATTGGGCATTCTAAAGGCAGCAGTCGTTAGTCCCCCAGTGACTTCCTTGGAAAGTTTGCCAGGTTGAATTGGCATAATGATTGTCAATGGTCCTGGCCAAAATGCCTTCATCAGCTTTTCAGCCAATGGCTTGTAGCTATTGTCAGCATATTCCCAAACCATCTCTGGTCCTGAAACATGGACAATCAAGGGGTTGTCACTAGGGCGACCCTTAGCTGCATAGACATCTTTGACTACATCAGGTCTTGTTGCGTCAGCTCCTAAGCCATAAACGGTCTCAGTTGGAAAAGCCACTAATTGACCTTTAGCAAGAAAATCTGCCGCTTCTTGAATCTGTGTACTCTCTAGTATCTCAGTATCCAATACTACATCTCCTTTTTAGCTTTTAGATATCGGTAATTCCCACTTATATCTTTATGAAATTCTACAACATAATTGGGTAAATTATCACAAAAAATTTGTTTTATTGCATTTTTTTGTCGAAATCCGAATTCCATATACAAGATTCCATCATCAGAAAGATAATTATTTATCTCCTGAGTAATGTTCTCATAGAATTCTAACCCATTATCTTGACCGTATAAAGCCAAATCTGGTTCGTATTTAATAACACTGGCATCCATATCTACTTTTTCTGCTTCAGAAATGTAGGGCGGATTAGAAACGATGATATCAAATTTTTGCGGGTCAATATTATCAAACAAATCGCTCTGCCTAAAAAAGACATTATTTGTTTGATAATTGTCCGAATTAAGTTCAGCTACCTGTAAAGCATCTTCCGAAATATCGGTTGCTAAAATATCATCTTCCGGAAACTCTAATCCAAGCGTTACGGCAATGATGCCAGAGCCTGTGCCGATGTCACAAATACTCTTTTGTTTAGGACCATGCTCATCGATAATTTTTTGAACCATTTCTTCCGTATCTTGGCGCGGAATTAGTACGTTTTGATTAACAGAAAAGTTTCGATTCATAAAATATGCATAGCCTAAAATATATTGAACCGGCTCATCCATCATTAAACGGGCCAACCCATCACGAAATTTTCGCCAAATGTCATTTGGAACATAATCATTTCGATGAAGTTGTAATTGCGTATAATTGAATCCGCTTAATTCTTCCATTAAGTACTGTGCGTCCTCAGGAAATTTACCTCGGTCCTTTAACATAGAAAAAGCCCTTTTCAGGGCCTTAGAATAACTTAGCTTCTCCACTTTGAATTTGCTCCAACTTCTTGGTTTGGTCATCAACGATTAAGGCATCGATGATTTCTTCCAGATCGCCGTTCATAATGCGGTCAAGTTTATTCAATGACAAACCAATACGATGGTCTGTCACACGGTTTTGTGGATAATTATATGTTCTAATACGTTCAGAACGGTCACCTGTACCAACAGCTGACTTGCGTTGTTCATCGTATTCACTTTGATTTTGTGATTCATAGTAATCATAAACACGTGATTTCAAAATTTGCATAGCTTTTTGACGGTTTTGTTGTTGTGAACGTTGGTCTTGCATAGCAACAACGATACCTGTTGGTAAATGGGTCATACGAACAGCTGATGAAGTCTTGTTAATATGTTGACCACCGGCACCAGATGAACGATAAACATCAGTTCTGATATCCTTTGGATCAATATCAATATCAACCTCATCGTATTCAGGCATAACTGCAACTGTTGCAGTTGATGTATGAACACGCCCCTGTGATTCAGTAGCGGGGATACGTTGAACACGATGTGCCCCATTTTCATACTTCAATTTTGAATAGACACTAGTACCAGTAATCATAACGGCAACATCTTTATAGCCACCAACTTCGGTATCAGTTTCATCAATAATATCAAAACTCCAGCCTTGTTTTTCAGCATATTTACTGTACATACTCAATAAATCAGCCGCAAATAAACTAGCTTCATCACCACCGGCGGCACCACGAATTTCCATGATAATATTTTTATCATCATTAGGGTCTTTAGGTAGCATCAAAAGTGTGATGTTATGTTCAACTTCATCAAGTTCTTTCTTGGAAGTCTCCATTTCATCTTTAGCCATAGCTTGCATTTCAGCATCGTCAGTTTCACGAAGAATTTCGTCACTGTCACTGATACTTTGTTTCAATTCTTTATATCGTTTGAAAGCCGCAACAACGTCACGCATATCAGCTTCTTCTTTGGAATAAGCCATATAACGTTTGGTATCGTTGATAACTTCAGGATCACTCATAAGTTCTTGAAGCTCTTGATATCTTTCAAGCAATGTTTCTAGTTGTTCAAATATTTTATCCAACTTAACTATCCTTTCTTCTATTTATTAATCTTGATTGAGCATTGGAGGATGGTTATAGTGTCGACGGCAAACTGGGTAATACATTTCATTTCCACCAATTGCAATCTGATCACCCTCATAAACTGGTTTACCATCAGCCATACGCATATTCATTGTAGCTTTTTTGTACAGAACCAACAAATTGTCTTCATTTCTTCCAATTTATCAGCGTACAACAATAAGTATTTAGTACCTTCGAACAATTCATTTCTGAAATCATTCTTCAAGCCAAATGCCATAACAGGAATTCCTAATTCATCAACTACTTGAGTTGCTTGCAAAACTTGATCCTTAGTCATGAATTCACATTCATCAATTAAGACACAAGCAGTATTGGGATCCTTTGATTTAACAATGTCAAAAACATTTGAGTCATCTTTCAAAACGATTGCATCACGAGTTAAACCCATCCGACTTCTTATTTTCCCAGCACCGGAACGAGTATCTAAAATGCTAGTCATTAAAATGACTGACTTGCCTTGTTCTTCATAATTATGTGCCACTTTCAAAATCTCGATAGATTTTCCGCTATTCATAGCACCATACTTAAAAAATAATTGAGCCAAAATTCCGCCTCCAAAAATATGTCCTACAAGATTATAACGAAAAAACACCTGCTTGAACACATTAGGTTGAAAGATATTTTAGATGCCGCCTCCAGGAGCAAGAAAATTAGGTCGCTGTGGGGACCGGTTGGAGCCAAGGTCTCCAACCTCGACTTTGAACCTCGCAAAATACGCGAGTTTCAAAGTTCGTCCCGTGGTGTAAGTGCTAAAGCACTAACACCACCTTCACTGCGATCTAATTTTCTTGCTCCTTCCGGCTAATTGGTCCGTTTTTTTGAAATTATAAATAGGCTCTAGTACTTATCTTAATAAATTCAAAAAATGATATATTCTAAAAAATATTTCTATCCATCAATGATTTTCAGCGAGGCAAATTTCTTATCTAATAATAATTGCTGCATAACTCAATACCCTAGTCGGAGTAGCTGAGAAAAATAAACCAGCAGTGAAAGTGGCGTTAGTTCGAGTGCCCTTCTCGGACTTACACCACCGGACGTGTTTGGAGACTTGCCGAATTTGCAAGGCTTCAAACCGAGAGACGAGACCTTGGCTCGGCTCGATCC
Proteins encoded:
- the prmC gene encoding peptide chain release factor N(5)-glutamine methyltransferase, producing the protein MTKPRSWSKFKVEKLSYSKALKRAFSMLKDRGKFPEDAQYLMEELSGFNYTQLQLHRNDYVPNDIWRKFRDGLARLMMDEPVQYILGYAYFMNRNFSVNQNVLIPRQDTEEMVQKIIDEHGPKQKSICDIGTGSGIIAVTLGLEFPEDDILATDISEDALQVAELNSDNYQTNNVFFRQSDLFDNIDPQKFDIIVSNPPYISEAEKVDMDASVIKYEPDLALYGQDNGLEFYENITQEINNYLSDDGILYMEFGFRQKNAIKQIFCDNLPNYVVEFHKDISGNYRYLKAKKEM
- the prfA gene encoding peptide chain release factor 1, with translation MDKIFEQLETLLERYQELQELMSDPEVINDTKRYMAYSKEEADMRDVVAAFKRYKELKQSISDSDEILRETDDAEMQAMAKDEMETSKKELDEVEHNITLLMLPKDPNDDKNIIMEIRGAAGGDEASLFAADLLSMYSKYAEKQGWSFDIIDETDTEVGGYKDVAVMITGTSVYSKLKYENGAHRVQRIPATESQGRVHTSTATVAVMPEYDEVDIDIDPKDIRTDVYRSSGAGGQHINKTSSAVRMTHLPTGIVVAMQDQRSQQQNRQKAMQILKSRVYDYYESQNQSEYDEQRKSAVGTGDRSERIRTYNYPQNRVTDHRIGLSLNKLDRIMNGDLEEIIDALIVDDQTKKLEQIQSGEAKLF